A stretch of DNA from Arachis hypogaea cultivar Tifrunner chromosome 19, arahy.Tifrunner.gnm2.J5K5, whole genome shotgun sequence:
TACAACAAAATACTAACAAGCATGGTTgtggtaatttgttgttctaacCATATTTCCCTTTGGTGCTTCCCGATCCCTTGTCCATGCAGTTAACTAGCTAGGAAATTAGTTACTAGAAGGGATGTTTTGCACTTTTGAAAAGACAGAAGGAAGAAATAAAGGcaaaaactaagaaaataaaGTAAGCATCCATGCATATATCACATAAAACAAGAAACCAAATCCAAAcacaaacaacaacaatggaCAGTCTTGCCTGTATCCGTAGTGGCATAACACTTACAGAGACAAACTAAAGACGAGTAGGCTTGTCCttattgaattaaaataaaagacaCAACACAAACTTGGCAACAAGTCAACATCTATCGATGTTCCTTTTCAGTTAGACTTGAAGATCCAAGACAGAATCTCAGTAGTCTGCGAGAATTGTCCAGTGGAAGCAGATATTCCAATCTTAACCTTTTCAGGCAGCTTAGTGCTCAAATCGACATCATAAGTAAGAGTGTCGGGCTGGCTGTGGAGATATGTAGAGACATGGACAGTTAACTTCTTATGAGCAGAGTTATATGTTATCTTTGCAGTAGTTATCACTGCATCAAGAAAATTCCAGTAACAAACTTTTGATGACCTGATAGAGTTAACATCAACTCCGATGTGCGGATAATTGGGATCCCCAATATCGGAGTTGGAAAAAGTATCGAATTCAACAGCAACAATTCTGTCAGATGCATCATTAAAGAGGCCGAGAAACTTTCCAGAAGATTCAGGAGGAATTTCAGTGTCAGCACTAGCAAGGAAGAAGGCAAGACCATCACCAGGTCCAGGTGTATATTCAGTGTTATAGGGTTTTGAGATGCGAAAGACGAAGGTGGTTTCAAATCCTGCTCGGAGGCCACTGTGGTCGTAGAGGTGCACAGGGTCGGAGAATAAGACTCGGCCAACTCTGTTTCCCAGTGGGTTGCCATCGTCGTCCAGATTGGTGAGTCGAATGATATGGTGATCGGTAATGGTTGCGTCTCCTTGGAATTGGATCTCCTTGGAGTGCTTAGGGTCAAATTTGTGCAAGTTAAATGAGACACCCATGGCTATGGTTTTGTGGTTTTTGGAAATGAAATGAGATGTGAGGGATCTGTATGAGTTTGGGATGGGATGCCAAGCCTACTGCACCAGCTCGGTATTTATAGTGTGGCGATTGGTCTAATTAAGTACCTTAGCTTCCTTCTTAAGGTACATAATAGGTAGTGTAGCAAGTGAtgatcaacaaaaacaaaatacaaaagatatTAGATAGGTCGTTGTTTTTCACATGCATGGCCTTTAACAACCATTAACAGTTTAACACTACGTCACGTCCATAGTGTAATATATATGGCGTCACCCTCTAGCttcatcacctatcataaatGCTTCTTATTTATACTACGCGTTATCACTTACTCGATTCAATTATTGAGGATTACAATGTGAGATCCCTTAATACCAGAAGAAGACCGTGCTAATATAGTCCTTCATTCTAGTTTAGCTAGATCGGTCGTCCATGATGATAAATGCTTATACTACCAACTACTTTTAATTATTTGTACTGCAAGTCTGCAACGTGTATGTGAATGCATGACTATGAGGCAAGGATATTAATCCTATAGCTACCAAATTCCAACTATCTTCCTATTCTTATATAGTGGAATTCAAAATGTGACGATCTGTTTCTATATCCAAGAGAGCTAGAGTTGCAGTGCGGTGCTGCTAATACGAAGCTAAGAGTTCTTGGAGCCGACACCCAAAGAGTAGAACTGTTTTTGTAGCCTCCAGCCTTTGGTAGCAGGGTCTTAGGGTATCGaaagattattttatattaataaattgagAGATGTAAGAGTATTATCacaatttattgtttttgttcaTCATTTACCcactaatatttaaaagtatgaggtaaaatatgtttttagattactaaactaaaaaaaaattaaattgatagttaaataatggccaaaattaataaatttgaatgaccttctaacatttttttaataaatacattaattaaagaagaatattaaaaaattattttttatgcaaacatcaattaattattttaaaattattttatattataaattgtaaattataaaatctttattttaaatcttaaattataaaaaaaattaaattaattaatattaattaactaaaaattaattttttaatatttttttttaaaaaaatataagaaaaaataaaatgaatccaCAAAATTTGGAATATATTTACTATATATATTGTAAAAATCagggaaaaaaataaagaaagttaAAATGATGAGTCGTAATCTATTTATGAAATATAATTTTTCTTCTATTTGTAGACAAATACTATTTCTATAATCATAATTAAGTTCTATATCATTTTGACATATAAAAGGATCATGATGCGTAACCTTTAGAGTTAGCAATGGGTAGAGTAGGATAAAGTTTGAACCTTATCCTACTCTATCCAtgggttaaaaattttattaaaattctactCTATTTTATTCGCAAGCTGAGAATTTTTCAATCCTAATTTTATCCATACCCTAAAGTTTTAAACTCTACCTTATCCTACCCTACCTgcagaaatattaaatttttttaaagtaaatataaaattcaatcatttcgaatttcttacatattaataaaataaaaaataaaaactaatgcattaaattactaaattaactaactagtatAATAATTACTCATTTATTTTAAGTCCTTACATGAGAGAGGTTGTAGGTTCAACTCTTACCTCTTTTactatatacctaatttttataaactatGTGTTATATAAAGGGTGCGAGTAGGGTACACCCTAAACTCGTACCCTACCCTTaaaagtgagtcaagccagctcgAACTCGACTCATTAATAGTTCGATAAGCTGAActcgtgagctggtgagccaagcttgagattggatttgagctcataaattaaatgagccgagtttgagcttggataagctcagctcattagctcgtgagctgactcgattatatatgtaatattaaaagtatagattaaatgcatataggatatgcgtattaataatttaatatatatatatatatatatatatatatataattttatatatatattaatgctcttaattatttaaaattttataatcattttttatatataattttgatgtaggacataaataaaaaatttataattgatagatagacaatatattaatttttttaaatattttttaatatatataagttataatttattgatatagaattatagattatgttcctaTTATTTGAGTCAACTCGTGAGCTCGAGCTAGCTCGTGAGCTTTCGTTGAGCCAAGCTTGAGCTTACGAAataagctcgattgttaatgagtcgagccgtGAGCCAAGCTTAATTTTCGTGAGTCAAGCTTAATTttcgtgagccgagcttgagcttggtctagcttgactcagctcggctcacttccagccctacctACCCTACCCACAAACATACCCGGATCGATCTCTACTCTACCCGCAACGAATCGGATAGCCTACCCTACCCGAACAAATTGAATCGGATTAAATATCT
This window harbors:
- the LOC112778990 gene encoding lectin; the protein is MGVSFNLHKFDPKHSKEIQFQGDATITDHHIIRLTNLDDDGNPLGNRVGRVLFSDPVHLYDHSGLRAGFETTFVFRISKPYNTEYTPGPGDGLAFFLASADTEIPPESSGKFLGLFNDASDRIVAVEFDTFSNSDIGDPNYPHIGVDVNSIRSSKVCYWNFLDAVITTAKITYNSAHKKLTVHVSTYLHSQPDTLTYDVDLSTKLPEKVKIGISASTGQFSQTTEILSWIFKSN